In one window of Thermoanaerobaculia bacterium DNA:
- a CDS encoding DsrE family protein, with product MSQRMLFNCTHGAENPERATLPFVAANVAATAGIEAIVVCTVEAVRLGTSGGAAGVASPGLPQLADLLREFLGNGGQVWLCGACTKPRGIGEEHLAEGVKIVGAAKIVETIAAGATPIAFA from the coding sequence ATGAGCCAGCGCATGCTCTTCAACTGTACTCATGGCGCCGAGAATCCGGAGCGCGCCACCCTGCCCTTCGTCGCCGCCAACGTCGCGGCCACTGCCGGAATCGAGGCGATCGTGGTCTGCACGGTGGAAGCGGTCCGGCTCGGCACGAGCGGCGGCGCCGCTGGCGTGGCCTCACCCGGCCTGCCGCAGCTCGCCGACCTGCTGCGCGAATTCCTCGGCAACGGCGGCCAGGTCTGGCTCTGCGGTGCCTGCACCAAGCCGCGCGGCATCGGTGAGGAACACCTCGCCGAGGGCGTGAAGATCGTCGGCGCGGCGAAGATCGTCGAGACGATCGCCGCCGGCGCCACCCCGATCGCCTTCGCCTGA
- a CDS encoding cytochrome C: MSGRRQGLLASAIPLLLCSLPFLLPSDGSAQESCQSAQCHATLVQGSAVHEAAESCDTCHEATATPHPQKGTATFKLTDAEPALCTGCHDALAGKAHVHAPFADGSCTTCHSPHASNTAGLLLKPQKELCVDCHSEPGAAKFPHGPVEAGDCTACHAPHASDNKALLARTGDALCVDCHSDVSDLVAAKKVKHAALDDGCTSCHQAHGGEHPKLLAEAGQALCFQCHDDIAEKVQKSPVVHAALAAAKGCASCHSPHAADEKGLLLETEKDGCLGCHKEVVTAAMTVLHGPIRDGSCTGCHEPHGGQETKLLVESFPATAYVPYTDTAYALCFTCHERDLLKYPDTSFATGFRDGERNLHFLHVNNAQKGRSCVLCHNLHGGTNDALIAESVTFGSWKLPLKFVPSENGGSCAPGCHRPATYDRKAPGKKP; the protein is encoded by the coding sequence ATGTCCGGACGCCGGCAGGGCCTTCTCGCAAGTGCCATCCCGCTGCTCTTGTGCAGCCTTCCCTTTCTTCTTCCCAGCGATGGATCGGCGCAGGAGAGCTGCCAGAGCGCGCAGTGCCACGCGACCCTCGTCCAGGGGAGCGCCGTGCACGAGGCGGCCGAGAGCTGCGACACCTGTCACGAGGCGACGGCGACGCCGCACCCACAGAAGGGAACGGCGACCTTCAAGCTCACCGACGCCGAGCCGGCGCTCTGCACCGGCTGTCACGATGCGCTCGCCGGGAAGGCCCACGTCCACGCGCCGTTCGCCGACGGCAGCTGCACGACCTGCCACTCGCCGCACGCCTCGAACACCGCCGGCCTGCTCCTCAAGCCGCAGAAGGAGCTCTGCGTCGACTGCCACTCGGAGCCGGGGGCGGCGAAGTTTCCGCACGGACCGGTCGAGGCCGGCGACTGCACCGCCTGCCACGCTCCTCACGCCTCCGACAACAAGGCGCTCCTCGCCCGGACCGGCGACGCGCTCTGCGTCGACTGTCATTCCGACGTGAGCGACCTCGTGGCGGCGAAGAAGGTCAAGCATGCGGCGCTCGACGACGGCTGCACCTCCTGTCACCAGGCGCACGGCGGCGAGCATCCGAAGCTCCTCGCCGAGGCCGGGCAGGCGCTCTGCTTCCAGTGCCATGACGACATTGCCGAGAAGGTCCAGAAGTCGCCGGTCGTGCACGCCGCCCTCGCCGCCGCGAAGGGCTGCGCCTCCTGCCACTCGCCGCACGCGGCCGACGAAAAGGGCCTTCTTCTTGAGACCGAGAAGGACGGCTGTCTCGGCTGCCACAAAGAGGTCGTGACCGCGGCGATGACGGTGCTTCACGGTCCGATCCGCGACGGCTCCTGCACCGGCTGCCACGAGCCGCACGGCGGCCAGGAGACGAAGCTCCTCGTCGAGTCGTTCCCCGCGACCGCCTACGTGCCGTACACCGATACCGCCTACGCGCTCTGCTTCACCTGCCACGAGCGCGACCTGCTCAAGTACCCGGACACCTCGTTCGCCACCGGTTTCCGCGACGGCGAGCGGAACCTCCACTTCCTGCACGTCAACAACGCGCAGAAGGGCAGGAGCTGCGTGCTCTGCCACAACCTCCACGGCGGCACGAACGACGCCCTGATCGCCGAGAGCGTGACGTTCGGCAGCTGGAAGCTGCCGCTCAAGTTCGTGCCTTCCGAAAACGGCGGCTCCTGCGCCCCCGGCTGCCACCGGCCCGCGACCTACGACCGCAAGGCGCCGGGCAAGAAGCCCTGA
- a CDS encoding antibiotic biosynthesis monooxygenase: MFLRIIRLRVREAEEAAFTRFYEERVIPALDATPGCIYAGLLAPWRGEAHQSLTIWDSPASARAYEEKGLYHRLLAEAAPFLSERTEWRVRLATDPLATSDPSLREIASSGYNVEAESGSETLDGERRSAFVRIVSLRVAADHPGDFAAIYREKVMPALRAVPGCRSVFLAESDHDPNAILSITVWNREEDAVRYEMSGLSGQITAHLRGTISPVYDWRLTVDGAESGGGSGLEVSSYRLVRGRRLDPDGPTPALGKKGD, translated from the coding sequence ATGTTTCTGCGGATCATCCGGCTGCGAGTACGGGAAGCAGAAGAGGCCGCGTTCACCCGCTTCTACGAGGAGCGGGTGATCCCGGCGCTCGACGCCACCCCGGGCTGCATCTACGCCGGGCTGCTCGCGCCCTGGCGCGGCGAGGCCCACCAGTCGCTGACCATCTGGGACTCGCCAGCGAGCGCCCGCGCCTACGAAGAGAAGGGCCTCTATCACCGCCTGCTGGCCGAGGCGGCGCCGTTTCTCTCCGAGCGCACCGAGTGGCGCGTCCGCCTGGCCACCGACCCGCTCGCCACTTCGGATCCGTCGTTGCGCGAGATCGCCTCCTCCGGCTACAACGTCGAGGCGGAGAGCGGCAGCGAGACGCTGGACGGCGAGCGCCGCTCGGCCTTCGTGCGCATCGTCTCGCTGCGCGTCGCCGCCGATCACCCGGGCGACTTCGCCGCGATCTATCGCGAGAAGGTCATGCCGGCGTTGCGCGCCGTTCCCGGGTGCCGCAGCGTCTTTCTCGCGGAAAGCGACCACGACCCGAACGCCATCCTCTCGATCACCGTCTGGAACCGCGAAGAGGACGCCGTGCGCTACGAGATGAGTGGCCTCTCCGGGCAGATCACGGCCCACCTGCGCGGCACGATCTCGCCGGTCTACGACTGGCGGCTGACCGTCGACGGCGCGGAGTCGGGCGGCGGCAGCGGTCTCGAGGTTTCGAGCTACCGCCTCGTGCGCGGCCGGCGGCTCGACCCGGATGGCCCCACTCCCGCGCTCGGCAAGAAGGGGGATTAG
- a CDS encoding SpoIIE family protein phosphatase, with protein MSQIVLAVRDPVSATTRTFDQNEILVGRAEESDVVLADRAASRRHARLVRDGGAWWIEDLGSRAGTRHNSTTVTVREPLAPGDQIGVGTSLLVVERIADRDAPRPRPVSTSSAPAPGTSVFMRAADLLSSSRGGDLDTDALRRRADRLELLNEVHRALGRSMALPELLELILDNAWKALAPEEGVIVLRDGPGRYRRATARRAPGSRAEALLSRTLHEEVIEKRQAALVCDIAADERFGHAASLMMSGIRSLIAAPLFDDQGPLGMIALDSRAHVRSFTADDLELLTSLASVAALRIRNIALVEESAERRRLEEEIKLARAIQVGLLPRELPALPGWSLHGGSVPSRGVSGDYYLATLRRDDTELFGMIVDVSGKGMGAALLTASLEALAASPVQNGMAPGEIAPLVSNLLYRRTPLAKYATALLVSVDIAGTSNGRLGFTNAGHNPALLVRADGAVERLGATGPPIGLLAQASFTEQERYLAPGDLLVLYTDGIVEACDPDDEEFGLERLEAFVAARRATPLEEISEGLDQALEEFVRGVPYADDRTLVILRRDAIPA; from the coding sequence ATGTCCCAGATCGTCCTCGCAGTGCGCGATCCCGTCTCCGCGACCACACGCACCTTCGACCAGAACGAGATTCTGGTCGGGCGCGCCGAAGAGAGCGACGTCGTGCTCGCCGACCGCGCCGCCTCGCGCCGGCACGCCCGGCTGGTACGCGACGGCGGCGCCTGGTGGATCGAGGACCTGGGGTCGCGCGCCGGCACCCGCCACAACTCGACGACGGTGACCGTCCGTGAACCGCTCGCTCCCGGCGACCAGATCGGCGTCGGAACGAGCCTCCTCGTGGTCGAGCGCATCGCCGACCGCGACGCGCCACGCCCCAGGCCGGTCTCGACCAGCTCCGCGCCCGCACCCGGCACCTCCGTCTTCATGCGTGCCGCGGACCTGCTCTCGAGCTCGCGCGGCGGCGACCTCGACACCGACGCCCTGCGCCGGCGCGCGGATCGCCTGGAGCTGCTCAACGAAGTCCACCGCGCTCTCGGGCGGTCGATGGCGCTGCCCGAGCTGCTCGAGCTCATTCTCGACAACGCCTGGAAGGCGCTGGCGCCCGAGGAGGGGGTCATCGTGCTGCGCGACGGCCCCGGCCGCTACCGCCGGGCCACGGCGCGGCGCGCCCCGGGCTCGCGCGCCGAGGCGCTGCTGTCGCGCACCCTGCACGAAGAGGTGATCGAGAAGCGCCAGGCGGCGCTGGTCTGCGACATCGCCGCCGACGAGCGCTTCGGTCATGCCGCGAGCCTCATGATGTCCGGCATTCGCAGCCTGATCGCGGCGCCGCTCTTCGACGACCAGGGTCCCCTCGGCATGATCGCGCTCGATTCGCGGGCCCATGTACGCAGCTTCACCGCCGACGACCTGGAGCTCCTCACATCGCTCGCCTCGGTCGCCGCGCTGCGCATCCGCAACATCGCCCTGGTCGAGGAGTCGGCCGAGCGCCGCCGGCTCGAGGAGGAGATCAAGCTCGCGCGGGCGATCCAGGTAGGGCTCCTGCCGCGCGAGCTGCCCGCGCTCCCGGGCTGGTCGCTGCACGGCGGCAGTGTTCCGTCGCGCGGCGTTTCGGGCGACTACTACCTGGCGACGCTGCGCCGCGACGACACCGAGCTCTTCGGCATGATCGTCGACGTCTCCGGCAAGGGCATGGGCGCGGCGCTCCTGACGGCCTCGCTCGAGGCGCTCGCCGCCAGCCCCGTCCAGAACGGCATGGCGCCGGGCGAGATCGCGCCGCTGGTCTCGAACCTGCTTTATCGCCGCACCCCGCTCGCCAAGTACGCGACCGCCCTCCTGGTCTCGGTCGACATCGCGGGTACCTCGAACGGTCGCCTCGGCTTCACCAACGCCGGCCACAATCCGGCGCTCCTCGTGCGTGCCGACGGCGCCGTCGAGCGGCTGGGCGCCACCGGTCCGCCGATCGGCCTGCTGGCACAGGCGAGCTTCACCGAGCAGGAGCGCTACCTCGCCCCCGGGGATCTGCTGGTCCTCTATACCGACGGTATCGTCGAAGCCTGCGATCCCGACGACGAGGAGTTCGGCCTCGAGCGCCTGGAAGCTTTCGTCGCCGCCCGGCGGGCCACACCGCTCGAGGAGATCTCGGAGGGCCTCGATCAGGCGCTCGAGGAGTTCGTCCGCGGCGTGCCCTACGCCGACGACCGGACGCTCGTCATCCTGCGCCGAGACGCCATCCCGGCCTGA
- a CDS encoding glycosyltransferase — translation MAPPSVSVIVRTRDRPALLREALASLRAQTLRDFETLVVADGGEAPPPEILAPPGEGGLSLLHRVPPHGRARALNAGLDAARGRFVAYLDDDDLFLPDHLETLSRFLAGSDSYRVAYTDVEQVSQLLGEDGRYHEGPRLVVYGQAFDAARLLSSNYISLIGLMHTATDLRYDESFDILEDWDFMIRLAERGRFHRIAKITATYRVRDDQSNATTTSPWHGAEAEAARRRLFEKHWHRQSATSQMALVDSFQNEAWLLRSEQAASAEQLDAERARTAGLAAELEELSRRLARVEAELTAFRGDASRQLQAAGERESALLSTLQQIYGSSSWRLLSRWWRLKARLLGR, via the coding sequence ATGGCGCCGCCCTCCGTCTCCGTCATCGTCAGGACACGCGACCGGCCGGCATTGCTGCGGGAGGCGCTCGCGAGCCTCCGCGCCCAGACGCTCCGCGACTTCGAGACCCTGGTGGTCGCCGATGGCGGCGAGGCACCGCCGCCGGAGATTCTGGCGCCGCCCGGAGAGGGAGGCCTCTCGCTCCTTCACCGCGTGCCCCCGCACGGCAGGGCGCGGGCGCTGAACGCCGGGCTCGACGCCGCACGCGGGCGCTTCGTCGCCTATCTCGACGACGACGACCTCTTCCTCCCCGACCACCTCGAGACCCTGTCGCGCTTCCTCGCCGGCAGCGACTCCTACCGCGTCGCCTACACCGACGTCGAGCAGGTCTCGCAGCTGCTGGGCGAGGACGGCCGCTACCATGAGGGGCCACGGCTGGTGGTCTACGGCCAGGCTTTCGATGCCGCTCGACTGCTGTCCTCGAACTACATCTCGCTCATCGGGCTGATGCACACCGCGACCGACCTGCGCTACGACGAGAGCTTCGACATCCTCGAGGACTGGGACTTCATGATCCGCCTCGCCGAGCGCGGGCGCTTCCATCGCATCGCGAAGATCACCGCCACCTATCGCGTGCGTGACGATCAATCGAACGCCACCACCACCTCGCCCTGGCACGGTGCCGAGGCCGAAGCGGCGCGCCGGAGGCTGTTCGAGAAGCACTGGCACCGCCAGAGCGCGACCTCGCAGATGGCGCTCGTCGACAGCTTCCAGAACGAGGCCTGGCTGCTGCGCAGTGAACAGGCGGCAAGCGCAGAGCAGCTCGACGCCGAGCGCGCGCGCACCGCAGGCCTCGCGGCCGAGCTCGAAGAGCTTTCGCGGCGGCTGGCGCGGGTCGAAGCGGAGCTCACCGCCTTTCGCGGCGACGCCTCGCGCCAGCTTCAGGCCGCCGGCGAGCGCGAGAGCGCGCTGCTCTCGACCCTGCAGCAGATCTACGGTTCGAGCTCCTGGCGGCTGCTCTCGCGGTGGTGGCGGCTCAAGGCGCGCCTGCTCGGCCGATGA
- a CDS encoding glycosyltransferase, with protein sequence MTVKLDLVIPVHNALRATRDCLRTARAHAPAWARILVVNDASDARTTEWLRAQEGITLLENPVNLGFVKSANRGLLFSDAPYVCLLNSDTLLTPGALERMVERLDREPGIGMCCPLSNSAVNLSVAIPPGEDVFSFARQVARRSPGLYPDVTTVVGFCLLVKRELIQTLGVFDEAFDRGYCEETDFHFRARAAGWRCVVADDTFVYHRQGASFSDTDARFAKNRELLMARWRHLYETEVAEFNRRDELGVLRDAGTCAWRGELSTEPFDVLFVLPMMGVFGGVADVLELTNALILEGLHAGVVLLEEVASEIGLELFFTPLRLPAARFPEGLPETRVLVATAYQTAPPVALAAARRPGMKTAYFLQDYEGWFGGDPVEVVAQTYDLVPRMTAISTWLADLVAERHGHRPAVVPMSGDPEVFYPRGDRAGSGPIRVVAMLRYEERRGFRFLLPALSAVAAHPGVEIVLFGAHRFEEENFPHSHAGVLSRDSVARLLSTAHIVVDPSLFQGFGLVGLEAMASGAACVLTDSGGVMEYARHDDNALVVPPGDEQALAAAILRLVEDRPLRQRLAESGVATARRFTWHRSAEAFIAFLRALPVPAPVPAPERAALELYWQLRNRDSSEIDALARKVAEQAATLDAIRESTFWRAAEPYWRLKARLTELGGRRR encoded by the coding sequence ATGACCGTCAAGCTCGACCTCGTCATTCCGGTCCACAACGCGCTGCGGGCGACGCGCGACTGCCTGCGCACCGCCCGCGCCCACGCGCCGGCCTGGGCGAGGATCCTCGTGGTCAACGACGCCAGCGACGCCCGGACGACCGAGTGGCTGCGCGCCCAGGAGGGCATCACCCTGCTCGAGAATCCGGTCAACCTCGGTTTCGTGAAGTCGGCGAACCGCGGGCTCCTGTTCTCCGACGCGCCCTACGTCTGCCTGTTGAACAGCGACACCCTGCTCACTCCCGGGGCGCTCGAGCGCATGGTCGAACGGCTCGATCGCGAGCCCGGCATCGGCATGTGCTGCCCGCTGTCGAACAGTGCGGTGAACCTGTCGGTCGCGATCCCGCCGGGCGAGGACGTCTTCTCGTTCGCGCGCCAGGTCGCCCGCCGCAGCCCGGGCCTCTATCCCGACGTCACCACGGTGGTCGGCTTCTGCCTCCTGGTCAAGCGCGAGCTCATCCAGACCCTTGGCGTCTTCGACGAGGCCTTCGACCGCGGCTACTGCGAAGAGACCGACTTCCACTTCCGCGCCCGCGCCGCCGGCTGGCGCTGCGTGGTCGCCGACGACACCTTCGTCTACCATCGCCAGGGCGCGAGCTTTTCCGACACCGACGCGCGCTTCGCCAAGAACCGCGAGCTCCTGATGGCGCGCTGGCGGCACCTCTACGAGACCGAGGTGGCGGAGTTCAACCGCCGGGACGAGCTCGGCGTTCTGCGCGATGCCGGGACCTGCGCGTGGCGCGGGGAGCTTTCGACCGAGCCGTTCGACGTGCTCTTCGTGCTGCCGATGATGGGGGTCTTCGGCGGTGTGGCGGACGTCCTCGAGCTCACCAACGCGCTCATCCTCGAAGGCTTGCACGCCGGCGTCGTGCTGCTCGAGGAGGTCGCGAGCGAGATCGGCCTCGAGCTCTTCTTCACCCCCCTCCGCCTGCCGGCCGCCCGTTTCCCCGAGGGCCTCCCGGAGACTCGCGTGCTCGTCGCCACCGCCTATCAGACGGCGCCGCCGGTCGCCCTGGCCGCGGCGCGCCGGCCGGGCATGAAGACCGCCTACTTCCTGCAGGACTACGAGGGTTGGTTCGGCGGCGACCCGGTCGAGGTCGTCGCGCAGACCTACGACCTCGTACCGCGGATGACCGCGATCTCGACCTGGCTCGCCGATCTCGTCGCCGAGCGCCATGGGCACCGCCCGGCCGTCGTGCCGATGAGCGGCGACCCGGAGGTCTTCTACCCGCGCGGCGACCGGGCCGGGAGCGGCCCGATCCGCGTCGTGGCGATGCTGCGCTACGAGGAGCGCCGCGGCTTCCGCTTTCTCCTGCCGGCGCTCTCCGCCGTCGCCGCTCATCCCGGCGTCGAGATCGTCCTCTTCGGCGCCCACCGCTTCGAGGAGGAGAACTTCCCGCACTCTCACGCCGGCGTCCTCTCCCGCGACAGCGTGGCCCGGCTCCTGTCGACGGCCCACATCGTCGTCGACCCCTCGCTCTTCCAGGGATTCGGTCTGGTCGGGCTGGAGGCGATGGCCTCCGGCGCCGCCTGCGTGCTGACCGACTCGGGCGGCGTGATGGAGTACGCCCGGCACGACGACAACGCCCTGGTCGTGCCGCCCGGCGACGAACAGGCACTGGCGGCGGCGATCCTCCGCCTGGTCGAAGACCGGCCGCTGAGGCAGCGGCTGGCGGAGTCCGGCGTCGCGACCGCCCGCCGCTTCACCTGGCACAGGAGCGCCGAGGCCTTCATCGCCTTTCTCCGCGCGCTGCCGGTGCCGGCGCCGGTTCCGGCCCCCGAGCGCGCCGCGCTCGAGCTCTATTGGCAGCTGCGCAACCGCGACAGCTCCGAGATCGACGCCCTCGCGCGCAAAGTGGCAGAACAGGCCGCCACCCTCGACGCGATTCGCGAGTCGACCTTCTGGCGGGCGGCGGAGCCGTACTGGCGCCTGAAGGCCCGGCTCACGGAGCTCGGCGGGCGACGACGCTGA